Proteins found in one Longimicrobiaceae bacterium genomic segment:
- a CDS encoding ATP-binding cassette domain-containing protein produces the protein MAELPDIAVEYIDLHKTFDYPVLAGVNLSVARGETISVVGHSGTGKSVLLKTTIGLITPDQGNVRIDGVPVFGSSRQELAGIRRKVGYVFQNAALFDSMTVYENVSQGLSERELREMGEREVMRKVVEALEHVNMDPNAVLPKLPAELSGGMRKRVGIARAIVGEPEILLYDEPVTGLDPVNGAVVHRLIAKLASELGVTSIIVTHDIEGTLPISDRMAMLDKGRIRFVGTPDEFRASDDALVRAFLERDVPTEMEV, from the coding sequence ATGGCAGAGCTGCCCGACATCGCGGTCGAGTACATCGACCTGCACAAGACCTTCGACTATCCCGTGCTGGCCGGCGTGAACCTGTCCGTGGCCCGCGGCGAGACCATCTCGGTGGTGGGCCACTCCGGCACGGGCAAGAGCGTGCTGCTGAAGACCACCATCGGCCTGATCACGCCCGACCAGGGCAACGTGCGGATCGACGGCGTGCCGGTGTTCGGGTCGTCGCGGCAGGAGCTGGCGGGCATCCGCCGCAAGGTGGGCTACGTCTTCCAGAACGCCGCGCTGTTCGACTCGATGACCGTCTACGAGAACGTGTCGCAGGGCCTGTCCGAGCGAGAGCTTCGCGAGATGGGCGAGCGGGAGGTGATGCGCAAGGTGGTGGAGGCGCTGGAGCACGTGAACATGGACCCGAACGCCGTGCTGCCCAAGCTGCCGGCGGAGCTGTCGGGCGGCATGCGCAAGCGCGTGGGCATCGCGCGGGCCATCGTGGGCGAGCCCGAGATCCTTCTGTACGACGAGCCGGTGACGGGCCTGGACCCGGTGAACGGCGCGGTGGTGCACCGGCTGATCGCCAAGCTGGCCAGCGAGCTGGGCGTGACCTCCATCATCGTCACGCACGACATCGAGGGCACGCTGCCCATCTCCGACCGGATGGCCATGCTGGACAAGGGCCGGATCCGCTTCGTGGGCACGCCCGACGAGTTCCGCGCCAGCGACGACGCCCTGGTGCGGGCCTTCCTGGAGCGCGACGTGCCGACCGAGATGGAAGTCTAG